The proteins below are encoded in one region of Paenacidovorax monticola:
- a CDS encoding FecR domain-containing protein, which produces MRTIPASSSINAAGWVALALSACMAAPAKAAPAAPEESIPHTVIPGDTLERLAVLYLGESRQWPLLQTYNHVSDPRRLRPGTVLHVPTRLLQPASGTVEFVQGNVTLSGSTPVQAGQQLEEGSRLQSGPDGFVSVRLADGSVVRVQAQSDVQLRQMRRRGRAGSLQSVLEMHSGSLETSVPSQQESLRRFEIRTPTTSTSVRGTRFDVNVTPDGRTTTAVVEGSVAVQPRGTATGALLAPGQGVAVSAAGELGQPRALLPAPDLSALPAALHDAALLTLPLPALQGATAYQVRIARDAQLTQVVRQGRFEGPQAVWPVLEDGTYHVAVRGLDDAGIPGQTAQRTLVVKTQPIPPLAQAPAPSATLARGQGELRCTEVPGVRAYHLQVARQPDFIDVALAAAHQTSCQLALADLPPGSYHWRAASVRQLADGTLDQGPFSPPQPFTVADRPEALQTLQAQDRGPHVALHWAAQPGQTFRLVLARDVGFEQTVEDTRLDQPTWSSHGLPAGTYYVRIQVLAASGLQSDFSPPRKITVGGSVQDGSGQPLQSLTGTVGSP; this is translated from the coding sequence ATGCGCACCATCCCCGCTTCGTCATCCATCAACGCGGCAGGTTGGGTAGCCCTGGCCCTGTCCGCCTGCATGGCGGCGCCCGCGAAGGCCGCCCCCGCCGCCCCGGAGGAGAGCATTCCCCACACCGTGATCCCCGGCGATACGCTGGAGCGCCTGGCCGTCCTGTACCTGGGCGAGTCCCGCCAGTGGCCGCTGCTGCAGACCTACAACCATGTGAGCGACCCCCGGCGCCTGCGGCCCGGCACGGTGCTGCACGTGCCCACACGGCTGCTGCAGCCGGCCTCCGGCACGGTGGAGTTCGTCCAGGGCAATGTCACGCTTTCGGGCAGCACGCCCGTGCAGGCAGGCCAGCAGCTCGAGGAAGGCTCGCGCCTGCAGTCCGGGCCTGACGGCTTCGTGTCGGTGCGGCTTGCAGACGGCTCCGTGGTGCGCGTGCAGGCCCAGTCCGACGTACAACTGCGCCAGATGCGCCGGCGCGGCCGCGCGGGCAGCCTGCAATCGGTGCTTGAAATGCACAGCGGAAGCCTGGAGACCTCCGTGCCCAGCCAGCAGGAAAGCCTGCGCCGCTTCGAGATCCGCACGCCCACAACCTCCACCAGCGTGCGCGGCACCCGCTTCGACGTGAACGTCACCCCCGATGGACGCACGACCACCGCCGTGGTCGAGGGCTCGGTCGCCGTACAGCCGCGCGGCACCGCCACCGGCGCGCTGCTGGCCCCGGGCCAGGGGGTGGCCGTGAGCGCCGCGGGCGAGCTGGGCCAGCCGCGCGCCCTGCTGCCTGCGCCCGATCTCTCTGCGCTACCTGCGGCGCTGCACGATGCAGCCCTGCTCACCCTGCCCCTGCCGGCATTGCAGGGCGCCACGGCCTACCAGGTGCGGATCGCACGCGACGCCCAGCTCACCCAGGTCGTGCGCCAGGGCCGGTTCGAGGGCCCGCAAGCAGTCTGGCCGGTCCTGGAAGACGGCACCTACCATGTGGCCGTGCGCGGCCTGGACGATGCCGGCATTCCCGGGCAGACGGCCCAGCGCACGCTGGTCGTCAAGACCCAGCCCATTCCGCCGCTGGCCCAGGCGCCCGCGCCCTCGGCCACGCTTGCCCGGGGCCAGGGAGAACTGCGCTGCACCGAGGTGCCCGGCGTGCGCGCATACCACCTCCAGGTCGCACGCCAGCCCGACTTCATCGATGTGGCACTCGCGGCAGCACACCAGACCAGCTGCCAGCTGGCGCTGGCCGACCTGCCGCCAGGCTCCTACCACTGGCGCGCAGCCAGCGTGCGGCAGCTCGCCGATGGCACGCTGGACCAGGGCCCCTTCTCCCCCCCGCAACCCTTCACGGTGGCCGACCGGCCCGAGGCGCTGCAGACGCTGCAGGCGCAGGATCGAGGCCCCCACGTGGCGCTGCACTGGGCGGCGCAACCGGGCCAGACCTTCCGCCTGGTGCTGGCGCGCGACGTCGGCTTCGAGCAGACCGTGGAAGACACGCGCCTGGACCAGCCCACGTGGTCGTCCCACGGACTGCCTGCGGGCACATACTACGTGCGCATCCAGGTGCTGGCCGCCTCGGGCTTGCAGAGCGATTTCTCCCCGCCCCGCAAGATCACCGTGGGTGGCTCGGTGCAGGATGGCTCGGGCCAGCCGCTGCAGTCGCTGACCGGCACCGTGGGAAGCCCGTGA
- a CDS encoding collagen-like triple helix repeat-containing protein has product MRVDARASISLRRSLITAAVSAFLLALSGCSSHGSLSSDNGPVAGGGGSGNSGGDGNGNGNGDGTLVGGGTDGSGNSGSGSGSGSVAGGGTGSGTPGGSGSGNGGGGTTVGGGGSSGGGSSGGGSGGGTGTPGAGSPLAVVNDVTGRTSSIITSTGAVVTSVGSVVGGLGGSGPLGSTTAPLGGVLQNTGEAVGALGSGVASGLGHLGTQTDPLGTTLSSVKPVVQNVGEAVTSLGQTVTSLDKPSTGVVGNLAGTAGGTISSLGQGVSGTGTAAGSLVSGSTVKPITTAVSNVVTPVVSSVIGTAQQTGTSTGLGAPTGNLLTTVGGTVQQVGNQVSTPTTPVVTPVGQVVSSVGSTVSALGGATTTTGTGSSAPLGPILGTTGSGGTTTGVVGGVTSTVGSVVNTVVSPVTTGGTSGGTTTAGLGGVVGGVVGGVTGSVAVTTGTGGPPPRAAPLADCWGGCGEAPAAASSSQRC; this is encoded by the coding sequence ATGCGAGTAGATGCACGTGCTTCGATTTCTCTGCGCCGGTCCTTGATAACTGCAGCCGTTTCAGCATTTTTGCTAGCGTTGTCAGGCTGCTCTTCCCACGGATCTCTGAGTTCTGATAATGGGCCGGTCGCTGGAGGCGGCGGGTCCGGCAACTCCGGTGGTGACGGCAATGGCAATGGCAACGGTGATGGCACGCTGGTCGGCGGCGGCACCGATGGCTCCGGCAATTCGGGCAGCGGCTCAGGAAGCGGCAGCGTTGCCGGCGGCGGCACGGGCAGCGGAACGCCGGGCGGAAGCGGGTCGGGCAATGGCGGGGGCGGCACCACGGTCGGTGGTGGCGGCTCGTCCGGTGGTGGCTCCTCGGGCGGAGGAAGCGGCGGCGGCACGGGCACGCCGGGCGCTGGTTCGCCGCTGGCCGTGGTGAACGATGTCACGGGCAGGACCAGCAGCATCATTACCTCCACTGGCGCTGTGGTCACGTCGGTGGGCTCCGTGGTGGGCGGACTGGGTGGAAGCGGCCCGCTGGGCAGCACCACAGCGCCTCTGGGCGGTGTGCTGCAGAACACCGGCGAGGCGGTGGGCGCCCTGGGCTCGGGAGTGGCCTCGGGCCTGGGACACCTGGGCACACAGACGGATCCCCTGGGAACCACGCTGTCCAGCGTGAAGCCGGTCGTCCAGAACGTAGGGGAAGCCGTGACCAGCCTGGGCCAGACGGTGACCTCCCTGGACAAACCATCCACCGGAGTGGTCGGCAACCTCGCAGGCACCGCGGGTGGAACCATCAGCAGCCTGGGCCAGGGGGTCAGCGGCACGGGAACCGCCGCCGGATCGCTGGTCAGCGGCAGCACAGTCAAGCCCATCACCACCGCGGTCAGCAATGTGGTCACCCCCGTGGTGTCAAGCGTCATTGGCACCGCGCAGCAGACCGGCACATCCACCGGTCTGGGAGCACCCACGGGCAATTTGCTAACCACCGTGGGGGGGACCGTCCAGCAGGTGGGCAATCAAGTGAGCACGCCGACCACTCCGGTGGTAACGCCGGTGGGCCAGGTGGTTAGCTCCGTGGGAAGCACGGTGTCCGCACTGGGCGGTGCCACCACCACGACCGGCACGGGAAGCAGTGCTCCGCTGGGACCGATTCTGGGCACCACGGGTTCGGGCGGTACGACCACGGGTGTGGTCGGAGGCGTCACCAGCACCGTGGGCTCGGTGGTCAATACCGTCGTCAGCCCGGTCACAACGGGAGGTACGTCGGGCGGAACGACAACTGCCGGGCTGGGAGGGGTCGTTGGCGGTGTGGTCGGTGGCGTAACGGGCAGTGTGGCCGTCACGACGGGCACGGGGGGACCACCGCCACGGGCGGCACCTCTGGCGGATTGCTGGGGGGGCTGTGGGGAGGCACCAGCCGCCGCTAGCAGCTCACAGCGCTGTTAG
- a CDS encoding helix-turn-helix transcriptional regulator, with protein MVDSHIHLEHRQKSAKNPRADVVKAAPDAPLRAYVRLDELLTMVPFSASTVWRKSKDGSFVKATRLSARITAWNRQAVLQWLEHKEVAR; from the coding sequence ATGGTCGATTCACATATCCACCTCGAACACCGACAGAAGTCGGCGAAAAATCCCCGCGCGGACGTTGTCAAAGCGGCCCCTGACGCTCCACTGCGTGCATATGTGCGCCTCGATGAGCTACTCACGATGGTGCCATTCTCTGCCTCCACCGTGTGGCGCAAGAGCAAAGATGGTTCGTTCGTAAAAGCGACGCGCTTATCCGCCCGCATCACAGCGTGGAACCGTCAAGCGGTCCTGCAGTGGCTTGAGCACAAGGAGGTTGCGCGATGA
- a CDS encoding CHASE2 domain-containing protein, with product MPTPPEKLPLRRLEWGALVAALLGLVLWLSGPGDLPRVNHLVQDTVSWLYPRPASPDVVIIAVDDRSISAIGRWPWRRALHAQMIGLVSKQAPRAIGMDILFSEEDLDYPGDDLLLARAMRSSGRVALPVIRRSQGSAQGTERPLSMFAQAAAQLGHVHVNMDGDGVVRSLYLQEGPASAPWPHLSLAMQCAAGVPHTECTREPAAQGSGGWVKQQPEIIAFASGTLPFTTYSYIDVLRGQVPQDAFKDKYVLVGATAAGLGDMLSAPPARWRAACPMSRWSRTS from the coding sequence ATGCCCACGCCGCCCGAGAAGCTCCCACTGCGCCGCCTCGAATGGGGTGCGCTCGTGGCCGCGCTGCTGGGGCTGGTGCTGTGGCTCAGCGGGCCGGGCGATCTGCCCCGCGTCAACCACCTGGTGCAGGACACGGTGTCGTGGCTCTACCCCCGCCCGGCCAGCCCCGACGTGGTGATCATCGCCGTCGACGACCGCAGCATCAGCGCCATCGGGCGCTGGCCCTGGCGGCGTGCGCTGCATGCCCAGATGATCGGCCTGGTCTCGAAGCAGGCCCCCCGGGCCATCGGCATGGACATTCTCTTCAGCGAAGAGGACCTGGACTACCCCGGCGACGACCTGCTGCTGGCCCGGGCCATGCGCTCCAGCGGGCGCGTGGCGCTGCCCGTGATCCGCCGCAGCCAGGGATCGGCCCAAGGCACGGAGCGGCCACTGTCCATGTTCGCCCAGGCCGCGGCCCAGCTCGGCCATGTGCACGTGAACATGGATGGCGATGGCGTGGTGCGCAGCCTGTATCTGCAGGAAGGCCCCGCATCCGCGCCCTGGCCGCACCTGAGCCTGGCCATGCAATGCGCCGCAGGCGTCCCGCACACCGAGTGCACGCGCGAGCCCGCGGCACAGGGCTCTGGCGGCTGGGTCAAGCAGCAGCCCGAGATCATCGCCTTCGCCAGCGGCACACTGCCGTTCACCACCTACTCCTACATCGACGTGCTGCGCGGCCAGGTGCCGCAGGACGCCTTCAAGGACAAGTACGTCCTCGTCGGCGCCACGGCGGCCGGGCTGGGCGACATGCTCTCCGCCCCGCCGGCCCGCTGGCGCGCCGCATGCCCAATGTCGAGGTGGTCGCGCACATCCTGA
- a CDS encoding sensor histidine kinase, whose product MAARPGHALHLARHPRAHRLHPHAAGDAARVPGPDPAARTHGARGALRPGFAGIGRELRLPRERQVPRLPLRPPGPHGHPRGGRGRRLGRSARAPGGTHPGTRPGARLLHGRPRAAEPRDRQRVGQRHQVQPRRQHRALCNGLAPQPLGGQRARPGPGIPADLQSRLFEPFQRLHNHSHPSISGAGLGLALVHTVLQRHGGAIELDSAEGQGSEFRLVLPKGQEADAP is encoded by the coding sequence ATGGCAGCGCGACCAGGCCATGCACTTCATCTCGCACGACATCCGCGCGCCCATCGCCTCCATCCTCACGCTGCTGGAGATGCAGCGCGAGTACCCGGGCCAGATCCCGCCGCCCGAACTCATGGCGCGCGTGGAGCGCTACGCCCAGGCTTCGCTGGCATTGGCCGAGAACTTCGTCTACCTCGCGAGCGCCAAGTACCACGCCTACCACTACGCCCCCCTGGACCTCATGGCCATCCTCGAGGAGGCCGTGGACGACGCCTGGGCCGCAGCGCACGAGCACCAGGTGGAACTCACCCTGGCACCCGCCCCGGAGCCCGCCTACTGCATGGGCGACCGCGCGCTGCTGAGCCGCGCGATCGCCAACGTGTTGGGCAACGCCATCAAGTACAGCCCCGCAGGCAGCACCGTGCACTGTGCAATGGCCTCGCGCCCCAGCCATTGGGTGGTCAGCGTGCGCGACCAGGGCCTGGCATTCCGGCCGACCTGCAAAGCCGCCTGTTCGAACCCTTCCAGCGCCTGCACAACCACAGTCACCCGTCGATTTCGGGCGCGGGCCTGGGCCTGGCGCTGGTCCATACCGTGCTTCAGCGGCATGGCGGCGCCATCGAGCTGGACAGTGCCGAAGGGCAAGGCTCCGAGTTCAGGCTAGTGCTCCCCAAGGGGCAGGAGGCGGACGCGCCCTAG